A window of the Buchnera aphidicola (Aphis glycines) genome harbors these coding sequences:
- the lon gene encoding endopeptidase La, whose amino-acid sequence MNSERSERIKIPVLPLRDVIVYPHMVIPLFVGRKKSIKCIETSMNNDKKIMLIAQKEASKDDPKINDLFHVGTISSILQMLKLPDGTVKVLVEGLQRAYIKNLIDAGEHYIAEVELINISNTLNKEQKVLIKTTINQFESYIKLNKKIPSEILNTLNNITNSEKLADTIAAHMPLKLSDKQSVLEIKNINKRLEFLMTIMESEIDLLQVEKRIRNRVKKQMEKSQREYYLNEQIKAIQKELGDMDEVPDENKILKQKIKSLKMPKEAKDKTESELQKLKMMSPMSAEATVVRSYIDWMIQIPWNKKTKIKKDIKEAKKILDIDHFGLEKVKERILEYLAVQSRTNKVKGPILCLIGPPGVGKTSLGQSIARSTGRKYVRMALGGIRDEAEIRGHRRTYIGSMPGKLIQKMIKAKVKNPLFLLDEIDKMSCDVRVDPASALLEVLDPEQNVNFNDHYLEVDYDLSDVMFVATSNSMNIPTPLLDRMEIIRLSGYTENEKLNIAKSYLYPKQIERNALKKDELTITDCAIMCIIQYYTREAGVRSLEREISKICRKVVKQLILDKSIKHIEINKKNINKFLGIKRFDYGKTHRINQIGQVVGLAWTEVGGELLTIETACVSGKGKLTYTGSLGEVMQESIQAALTVVRSQADKLGIKKDFYEKHDIHVHVPEGATPKDGPSAGIAMCTAIVSSLTNNPVKSNIAMTGEITLQGKVLTIGGLKEKLLAAHRGGIKTVLIPYENQRHLEEIPKNIIYGLKIHPVKNIKEVLILALEKKPYI is encoded by the coding sequence ATGAATTCTGAGCGTTCTGAACGCATTAAAATTCCCGTTTTACCATTAAGAGATGTAATTGTATATCCTCATATGGTTATTCCATTATTTGTAGGTCGAAAAAAATCAATTAAATGCATCGAAACATCTATGAATAATGATAAAAAAATTATGTTAATTGCACAAAAAGAAGCATCAAAAGATGACCCAAAAATAAATGATTTGTTTCATGTAGGAACCATTAGTTCAATTTTGCAAATGTTAAAACTTCCAGATGGTACAGTAAAAGTATTAGTTGAAGGATTACAACGTGCATATATCAAAAATTTAATTGACGCAGGAGAACATTATATCGCTGAAGTAGAATTAATTAATATTTCTAATACGTTAAATAAAGAGCAAAAAGTATTAATTAAAACAACAATTAATCAATTTGAATCTTATATTAAACTGAATAAAAAAATTCCATCGGAAATATTAAATACTCTTAATAATATAACAAACTCGGAAAAATTAGCAGATACAATTGCAGCACATATGCCGTTAAAATTAAGCGATAAACAATCAGTATTAGAAATAAAAAATATAAACAAAAGATTAGAATTTTTAATGACTATAATGGAATCAGAAATTGATTTACTACAAGTAGAAAAAAGAATTAGAAATCGCGTTAAAAAACAAATGGAAAAAAGCCAAAGAGAATACTATTTAAATGAGCAAATAAAAGCTATTCAAAAAGAACTAGGTGATATGGACGAAGTTCCAGATGAAAATAAAATTTTAAAACAAAAAATTAAATCTTTAAAAATGCCTAAAGAAGCTAAAGATAAAACAGAATCAGAATTGCAAAAGCTAAAAATGATGTCACCAATGTCTGCAGAAGCAACTGTAGTAAGAAGTTATATTGATTGGATGATACAAATCCCATGGAATAAAAAAACGAAAATAAAAAAAGATATTAAGGAAGCTAAAAAAATTCTTGATATTGATCATTTTGGACTTGAAAAAGTAAAAGAAAGAATATTAGAATATTTAGCAGTACAAAGTAGAACAAATAAAGTTAAAGGACCTATTTTATGCTTAATTGGTCCTCCAGGTGTAGGAAAAACATCATTAGGTCAGTCTATTGCACGGTCAACAGGTAGAAAATATGTCAGGATGGCGTTAGGTGGAATAAGAGATGAAGCAGAAATAAGAGGTCACCGTCGTACATATATAGGATCTATGCCTGGAAAATTAATTCAAAAAATGATTAAAGCAAAAGTAAAAAACCCATTATTTTTACTCGACGAAATTGATAAAATGTCTTGTGATGTTAGAGTGGATCCAGCTTCCGCATTATTAGAAGTACTTGATCCGGAACAAAATGTGAATTTTAATGATCACTATTTAGAAGTAGATTATGATCTTTCTGATGTAATGTTTGTAGCAACTTCAAATTCGATGAATATACCTACTCCACTACTGGATAGAATGGAAATTATTCGACTATCTGGTTATACAGAAAATGAAAAATTAAATATAGCAAAATCTTATTTATATCCTAAACAAATTGAAAGAAATGCTTTAAAAAAAGATGAACTCACTATTACTGATTGCGCAATAATGTGTATTATTCAATACTATACAAGAGAAGCTGGAGTTCGTAGTTTAGAGCGTGAAATATCTAAAATATGTAGAAAAGTAGTTAAACAATTAATTTTAGATAAATCTATAAAACATATTGAAATAAATAAAAAAAATATAAATAAATTTTTAGGAATAAAACGATTTGACTATGGTAAAACACATCGTATCAATCAAATCGGACAAGTAGTCGGATTAGCATGGACAGAAGTTGGTGGAGAATTGTTAACAATTGAAACAGCATGTGTTTCAGGAAAAGGAAAACTTACCTATACTGGCTCTTTAGGTGAAGTGATGCAAGAATCAATTCAAGCTGCACTAACAGTAGTTCGATCACAAGCGGACAAACTAGGAATCAAAAAAGATTTTTATGAAAAACATGATATTCATGTACATGTCCCAGAGGGTGCAACTCCTAAAGATGGGCCAAGTGCTGGAATTGCAATGTGCACTGCTATAGTTTCTTCTCTAACAAACAATCCTGTTAAATCTAATATTGCAATGACCGGAGAAATCACTTTACAAGGAAAGGTACTAACTATTGGAGGATTAAAAGAAAAGCTATTAGCAGCACATCGCGGAGGCATAAAAACTGTTTTAATACCATATGAAAATCAGCGTCATTTAGAAGAAATACCAAAAAATATTATTTATGGATTAAAAATACATCCAGTAAAAAATATTAAAGAAGTTTTAATATTAGCTTTAGAAAAAAAACCTTATATATAA
- the dnaX gene encoding DNA polymerase III subunit gamma/tau gives MNYQIIARKYRPQSFKEIIGQKHIVTAICNAICMKKIHHAWLLSGTRGVGKTTIGRLLAKSLNCQKNISSTSCRKCNNCKEIETGTSIDFIEIDAASRTKIEEMREILDNIYYSPSKSRFKIYLIDEVHMLSRHSFNALLKTLEEPPKHVKFILATTNIEKIPKTILSRCLCFKLNILSEQDICNYLKFVLKNENINFDLDALKIISEYSKGSMRDGLNLLEHAISFSKNNVNLKKVNIMLGIPNKKNIYLLTQYLLEKDHKKMMFLLNKMDKINIEWENILIEMLRILYHIAMKQIYSLKWNDNIHNNYQHNVQDIVYNGNKKDIQICYKILLNGRKRLIFSPNHKIGVTMTLLQAITEMKNK, from the coding sequence ATGAACTATCAAATAATAGCAAGAAAATATCGCCCTCAATCCTTTAAAGAAATTATTGGTCAAAAACATATTGTTACTGCAATATGCAATGCTATTTGCATGAAAAAAATACATCATGCATGGTTGCTGTCCGGAACTAGGGGTGTAGGAAAAACTACTATTGGTCGGTTATTGGCTAAAAGTTTAAATTGTCAAAAAAATATCAGCTCTACTTCTTGCAGAAAATGTAATAATTGTAAAGAAATAGAAACAGGAACTTCAATAGATTTTATTGAAATCGATGCAGCTTCAAGAACAAAAATAGAAGAAATGAGAGAAATATTAGATAATATTTATTATTCTCCAAGCAAAAGTAGATTTAAAATATATTTAATTGATGAAGTACATATGCTTTCTCGACATAGTTTTAATGCACTTTTAAAAACGTTAGAAGAACCACCTAAACATGTTAAATTTATTTTGGCAACAACAAATATAGAAAAAATACCTAAAACTATTCTCTCTCGTTGCTTATGTTTTAAATTAAATATACTATCTGAACAAGATATTTGCAATTATTTAAAGTTTGTTTTAAAAAATGAAAATATTAATTTTGATCTAGATGCTTTAAAAATAATCTCTGAATATTCTAAAGGTAGTATGCGAGATGGATTAAATTTATTAGAACATGCTATTAGCTTCAGTAAAAATAACGTTAATTTAAAGAAAGTTAATATAATGTTAGGTATTCCAAATAAAAAAAATATTTATTTATTAACTCAATATTTATTAGAAAAAGACCATAAAAAAATGATGTTTTTATTAAATAAAATGGATAAGATAAATATAGAATGGGAAAATATTCTAATAGAAATGTTGCGCATATTATATCATATTGCTATGAAACAAATATATTCATTAAAATGGAACGATAACATTCATAACAACTATCAACACAACGTTCAAGACATAGTATATAACGGAAATAAAAAAGATATTCAAATATGTTATAAAATTTTATTAAATGGAAGAAAAAGACTAATTTTTTCACCTAATCATAAAATAGGTGTAACAATGACTTTACTTCAAGCAATTACGGAAATGAAAAATAAATAA
- a CDS encoding YbaB/EbfC family nucleoid-associated protein yields MFSKGGLGNLMKQAQQMQEKMTKVQEEIAKIEVTGEAGAGLVKVTINGSHNCKRVEIDPSLLKDDDKDMIEDLAAAAFNDATRRISEVQKKKMSAISTGMQLPPGFNMPI; encoded by the coding sequence ATGTTTAGTAAAGGTGGGTTAGGTAATTTAATGAAACAAGCTCAACAAATGCAAGAAAAAATGACAAAAGTACAAGAAGAAATAGCTAAAATAGAAGTTACAGGTGAAGCGGGCGCAGGATTAGTCAAAGTAACTATTAATGGATCACATAACTGTAAACGTGTTGAAATAGATCCAAGCTTATTAAAAGATGATGATAAAGATATGATAGAAGATTTAGCAGCTGCTGCGTTTAATGATGCAACTAGAAGAATCTCTGAAGTACAAAAGAAAAAGATGTCCGCTATATCGACAGGAATGCAACTTCCACCTGGATTTAATATGCCAATATAA
- a CDS encoding SmdB family multidrug efflux ABC transporter permease/ATP-binding protein has product MNHFIEFWPILKRLIEYTIPWKKKIILAFFLLLSGSTAEVLGPILISYFINNILYKHQFHFQLTLVILISFIILQVVAVFLNYFQSIYFNKIAVRVINKLRNDVMNAAIKQPIFEFDLQPVGQIISKVTNDTEVIKELYDTVIPNLSRSITLIVIILFAMFTLEWRMAIIATFIIPLVIIVMSIYQYYSTPLLRNVRYYLANINNKFNEIINGMNVIQQFRQEHRFKKNIQNSSQLHYSARMKILKLDGFLLRPLLSLISSLVLCSFIFSFSCLTHKIPEIGILYAFITYLGRLNEPLISITIQQSILQQAIVAGERIFSLIDSKKQEYGKNKKKIKIGKINIKNLTFSYIKNQNHILNNININIPSKSFVAFVGQTGSGKSTLANLLMGHYPIQHGQIYLDEKPISSISHDILRETILIVQQDPIIFADTFFANITLGRKISEDKIWKILKIVNLFSLVKSMPKGLYSMLGEEGNTLSSGQKQLLSIARILTKHPKILILDEATANIDSETEKLIQKTLTAIKKNTTLIVIAHRLSTIVDADFIVVLDKGKVVELGTHKELLKIKGYYSNMYNFQLSKY; this is encoded by the coding sequence ATGAATCATTTCATAGAATTTTGGCCAATTTTAAAGCGTTTAATAGAATATACAATACCTTGGAAAAAAAAAATTATATTAGCGTTTTTTTTGCTTTTAAGTGGCTCAACTGCAGAAGTATTAGGGCCAATTTTAATTAGTTACTTTATTAATAATATTTTATATAAACATCAATTTCATTTCCAATTAACACTTGTAATTTTAATTTCATTTATCATACTACAGGTAGTAGCAGTTTTTTTAAATTATTTTCAAAGCATTTATTTTAATAAAATCGCTGTAAGAGTAATTAATAAATTACGAAATGATGTTATGAATGCAGCTATAAAACAACCTATTTTTGAATTTGACTTACAACCTGTTGGTCAAATAATTTCTAAAGTCACGAACGATACCGAAGTGATTAAAGAATTATATGACACTGTGATACCTAATTTATCTCGAAGCATAACATTAATTGTAATTATATTATTTGCAATGTTTACCTTGGAATGGCGTATGGCAATAATTGCAACTTTTATTATACCATTAGTAATAATTGTTATGTCCATTTATCAATACTATAGCACTCCGTTACTTAGAAACGTTAGATATTATTTAGCCAACATTAACAATAAATTTAATGAAATAATTAATGGAATGAATGTTATTCAGCAATTTAGACAAGAACATAGATTTAAAAAAAATATTCAAAACAGTAGTCAATTGCATTATTCCGCACGTATGAAAATATTAAAATTAGATGGTTTTCTACTTCGACCATTACTAAGTTTAATATCATCTTTAGTATTATGTAGTTTTATTTTTTCATTTAGTTGCTTAACCCATAAAATACCTGAAATAGGTATATTATATGCTTTTATTACATATTTAGGGCGTCTTAATGAACCCTTAATTTCAATAACGATTCAACAATCTATATTACAACAAGCAATTGTAGCTGGAGAAAGAATATTTTCTCTTATAGATTCAAAAAAACAAGAATATGGAAAAAATAAAAAAAAAATAAAAATTGGAAAAATTAATATTAAAAATCTTACATTTAGCTATATAAAAAACCAAAACCATATACTTAATAATATTAATATAAATATTCCATCTAAAAGTTTTGTTGCATTTGTAGGTCAAACAGGTAGTGGAAAAAGTACTTTAGCTAATTTACTAATGGGACATTATCCAATTCAACATGGTCAAATATACCTTGATGAAAAACCTATTAGTTCTATCAGTCATGATATTTTAAGAGAAACTATATTAATAGTGCAACAAGATCCAATAATTTTCGCAGATACTTTTTTTGCAAATATTACATTAGGAAGAAAAATATCAGAAGATAAAATATGGAAAATATTGAAAATTGTTAATCTTTTTTCTTTAGTCAAATCTATGCCAAAAGGTTTGTATTCTATGTTAGGAGAGGAAGGTAATACTTTATCTTCAGGACAAAAACAGTTACTATCTATTGCTAGAATACTTACAAAACATCCTAAGATACTTATATTAGACGAAGCAACTGCTAATATTGATTCTGAAACAGAAAAATTAATTCAAAAAACTTTAACTGCTATCAAAAAAAACACAACATTAATTGTTATAGCGCATAGACTATCTACAATAGTTGATGCAGATTTCATTGTAGTATTAGATAAAGGAAAAGTTGTAGAGTTGGGAACTCATAAAGAATTGCTCAAAATAAAAGGTTATTATTCAAACATGTATAATTTTCAATTATCTAAATATTAA
- a CDS encoding SurA N-terminal domain-containing protein, giving the protein MMQFFKTRSKRIVIQCILGIIILSIIFGTLNNYIHKDTKKYVAEVNQEKISFETIQNMFNIELNKNKKILKKNLNLVDKKTLKQKIYNYVLSQLINNILLEQYAKNIEFHLSNNAVKKVIFNSDIFQENNKFNNKKYLNYLQSLNLTNNEYIELIKKKLNTINLINTIAETDFILDSEKKNTLNLLTQKRTIKKAIFKIHSIQNQNVNNIEILNYFKKNKNKFYDPEKFKISYIHIEPKQFNIKCNNEEIKNWYQKNLKKYTTQEKRNYSIIQIKTKKEALLILSRLKKGENFEKIAKENSIDPISSKKGGNIGWITINSMPEEIKKSNLNTINQISNIIKFNHEFLIIKLNNILVKQTKKISEVFNIITSEIKQKKALSIYYNLKNKILLLSKTHKDRFDLIEKKINIKSIETPWFDKYSIPKILTNTTLKKIIFTQGLLDREKKMRSHSGLIELKNNQLFLLTINNFKEKKLKNFQAVKKNIIKILKYSKAVKETKKAIKQVLFNLNHGNQDILRKKNIVFNHSEIFSRYDDNPIVDKIFSIPYKNNEKKIYIMYQDKNKNFIIAFISKVYNEKFSNNEEEMIIKYLEKNNIEKIFNCIIKNLHKKSKIIYNQIKNI; this is encoded by the coding sequence ATGATGCAATTTTTTAAAACAAGATCAAAACGTATTGTGATTCAATGTATTTTAGGAATAATTATTTTATCAATAATATTTGGTACGTTAAATAATTATATTCATAAAGATACCAAAAAATATGTTGCGGAAGTTAATCAAGAAAAAATTAGTTTCGAAACAATTCAAAATATGTTTAATATCGAACTAAACAAAAACAAAAAGATACTGAAAAAAAATCTTAATCTAGTTGATAAAAAAACACTGAAACAGAAAATATATAATTATGTATTATCTCAGTTAATCAATAATATTTTGTTGGAACAATATGCAAAAAATATTGAATTTCACTTAAGTAACAATGCAGTTAAAAAAGTAATATTCAACTCTGATATATTTCAAGAAAATAATAAATTTAATAATAAAAAATATTTAAACTATTTACAATCACTTAACTTAACAAATAACGAATACATAGAACTAATTAAAAAAAAGTTAAACACAATAAATTTAATTAATACTATTGCGGAGACAGATTTTATATTAGATAGTGAAAAAAAAAATACACTAAACTTATTAACTCAAAAAAGAACAATTAAAAAAGCTATTTTTAAAATTCATTCTATACAAAATCAAAACGTAAATAATATAGAAATTTTGAACTATTTTAAAAAAAATAAAAATAAATTTTATGATCCAGAAAAATTTAAAATTAGTTATATTCACATAGAACCAAAGCAATTCAATATTAAGTGTAATAATGAAGAAATTAAAAACTGGTATCAAAAAAATCTCAAAAAATATACAACACAAGAAAAAAGAAATTATAGTATCATTCAGATAAAAACTAAAAAAGAAGCTTTATTGATATTATCACGATTAAAAAAAGGAGAAAATTTTGAAAAAATAGCTAAAGAAAATTCAATAGACCCAATCTCTTCTAAAAAAGGAGGAAACATCGGATGGATAACAATTAATTCCATGCCTGAAGAAATAAAAAAATCGAATTTAAACACAATAAATCAAATTTCTAATATTATTAAATTTAATCATGAATTTTTAATTATTAAATTAAATAACATTCTAGTTAAACAAACAAAAAAAATCTCTGAAGTATTCAATATAATTACATCTGAAATAAAACAAAAAAAAGCTTTATCTATTTATTATAATCTAAAAAATAAAATCTTATTGTTATCTAAAACACATAAAGATAGATTTGATTTAATCGAAAAAAAGATTAATATAAAATCAATAGAAACACCTTGGTTTGATAAATATTCTATCCCAAAAATATTGACAAATACTACATTAAAAAAAATAATTTTCACACAAGGATTGCTAGATAGAGAAAAAAAAATGAGGTCACATTCAGGGTTAATTGAATTAAAAAATAATCAATTATTTTTATTAACCATAAATAATTTTAAAGAAAAAAAATTAAAAAATTTTCAAGCAGTGAAAAAAAATATTATAAAAATTTTAAAATATTCTAAAGCAGTTAAAGAAACCAAAAAAGCAATAAAACAAGTATTATTTAATTTGAACCATGGAAACCAAGATATTTTAAGAAAAAAAAATATAGTTTTTAACCACTCAGAAATCTTTTCTAGGTATGATGATAATCCGATCGTAGATAAAATTTTTTCAATACCATATAAAAATAACGAAAAAAAAATTTATATTATGTACCAAGATAAAAACAAAAATTTTATAATTGCATTTATATCAAAAGTATATAATGAAAAATTTTCAAATAATGAAGAAGAAATGATTATAAAATATTTAGAAAAAAATAACATAGAAAAAATATTTAATTGTATTATTAAAAATCTTCATAAAAAATCTAAAATTATATATAACCAAATAAAAAACATATAA
- the queC gene encoding 7-cyano-7-deazaguanine synthase QueC — MNKNKKKILIVFSGGQDSTTCLIHYSHLYKEIYCITFDYDQIHKSEIDSSRFISKYFKVKKHIFIDIKFLKNLAKSSLTDKNISIFSSHQLNPLLPSTFVPGRNILFLTLSSIYAFNNQIDSVVLGVNTVDFSGYPDCRNEFIETMNRVIQIGMDYQINFKVPLMNLSKAEIWSLSHYWNLSEFIFNHTVTCYKGLVGNGCGQCKACCIRRDGFDKWKSNPAYYMKKLKKKFNFYD; from the coding sequence ATGAATAAAAATAAGAAAAAAATACTAATAGTTTTTAGTGGTGGGCAAGATTCAACAACCTGTTTAATACATTATTCTCATTTATATAAAGAAATTTATTGTATTACTTTTGATTATGATCAAATACATAAATCCGAAATTGATTCTTCTCGTTTTATATCAAAATACTTTAAAGTGAAAAAACATATATTCATAGATATTAAATTTTTAAAAAATCTTGCTAAAAGTAGCTTAACTGATAAAAATATTTCTATTTTTAGTAGTCATCAATTAAATCCTTTATTACCTAGTACTTTTGTTCCGGGTCGAAATATTTTATTTTTAACTTTATCTTCTATATACGCTTTTAATAATCAAATTGATTCTGTTGTTTTAGGTGTTAATACTGTTGATTTTTCTGGTTATCCGGATTGTAGAAATGAATTTATTGAAACTATGAATCGTGTTATTCAAATCGGAATGGATTATCAAATCAATTTTAAAGTTCCTTTGATGAATTTAAGTAAAGCAGAAATATGGTCTTTATCGCATTATTGGAATTTAAGTGAATTTATTTTTAATCATACAGTAACTTGTTATAAAGGTTTAGTGGGTAATGGATGTGGTCAATGTAAAGCCTGTTGTATTCGTCGTGACGGATTTGATAAATGGAAATCTAATCCTGCATATTACATGAAAAAATTGAAAAAAAAATTTAATTTTTATGATTAA
- a CDS encoding SmdA family multidrug ABC transporter permease/ATP-binding protein, with the protein MRLFKQLKWYFIQEWKRYLGSIVLLIIIALLQLIPPKIIGVLTDLIVKEKISGIKTAPWILIIFLIAITIYILRYLWRILLFGASYNLATELRVKFYSHLSNQSQIFFLKNRTGDLIARATNDVDRVVFAAGEGVLTLIDSSIMGLSVLIIMITQISWLLTTIALIPMPIMAILIKQYGRELHDKFRKSQDLFSLLNNHTQEILTSIRMIRSFGLEKNQLKKFNKIVNEAGKKNMQVAEIDARFDPVIYLSVAFSNVLAITVGGYLVWNQTITIGQLTSFVMYLGLMIWPMLALAWMFNIVERGSAAWERIYLIINKKLYIEDGKKTISNIAKIIHVHIDSFFYPKSNIASLKKIHFTLLPGKTLGICGPTGSGKSTLLKLIQRQFKITKGEITYDSIPLLQFKVDHWRSKISVVNQTAFLFSDNIYNNIALGKPNASKNEVETAAKLADIHKDIICLPKGYQTEVGERGVMLSGGQKQRISIARALLLNTEILILDDALSAVDGNTENNILNNLQKWKQTRCSIIIVAHRLSGLIKSDEIIVIKKGTIIQKGTHKKLIKEQNWYQSVYNQQNKKIEDN; encoded by the coding sequence GTGAGATTGTTTAAACAATTAAAATGGTATTTTATACAAGAATGGAAACGCTATCTAGGATCTATTGTGTTATTAATAATAATAGCATTATTGCAATTAATACCGCCTAAAATAATTGGAGTTTTAACAGATTTAATTGTCAAAGAAAAGATAAGTGGCATAAAAACAGCACCTTGGATTTTGATAATTTTTTTAATTGCTATTACTATATATATATTAAGATATTTATGGAGAATTCTATTATTCGGAGCCTCTTATAATCTCGCAACAGAATTAAGAGTAAAATTTTATTCACATCTAAGCAATCAAAGTCAAATATTTTTTTTGAAAAATAGAACTGGAGATTTAATTGCTAGAGCTACAAATGATGTAGATCGTGTTGTATTTGCAGCAGGAGAGGGTGTTTTAACTCTCATAGATTCATCTATCATGGGTTTATCTGTATTAATTATTATGATTACGCAAATTAGCTGGTTGTTAACAACGATTGCTCTTATACCCATGCCTATTATGGCAATTTTAATTAAACAATATGGAAGAGAATTACATGATAAATTTAGAAAATCACAAGATTTATTTTCTTTATTAAATAACCACACACAAGAAATATTAACCAGTATTCGAATGATTCGATCATTTGGATTAGAAAAAAATCAATTAAAAAAATTTAATAAAATTGTCAATGAAGCTGGAAAAAAAAATATGCAAGTAGCAGAAATAGATGCACGTTTTGATCCGGTTATTTACTTATCAGTAGCATTTTCTAATGTTCTAGCTATTACCGTAGGTGGGTATTTAGTATGGAATCAAACGATCACAATAGGCCAATTAACAAGTTTTGTCATGTACTTAGGTTTAATGATTTGGCCAATGTTAGCACTAGCATGGATGTTTAATATTGTTGAAAGAGGTAGTGCAGCATGGGAAAGAATTTATTTAATTATTAATAAAAAACTATACATTGAAGATGGCAAGAAAACTATATCTAACATTGCAAAAATAATACATGTTCATATTGATTCTTTTTTTTATCCGAAAAGTAATATTGCATCTTTAAAAAAAATTCATTTTACTCTTTTACCAGGAAAAACTTTAGGTATTTGCGGGCCAACTGGTTCTGGAAAAAGCACTTTGTTGAAATTAATCCAAAGACAATTTAAAATTACTAAAGGAGAAATAACTTATGATTCAATTCCATTGTTACAATTCAAAGTCGATCATTGGCGAAGTAAAATTTCTGTTGTGAATCAAACTGCATTTTTATTTTCAGATAATATATATAATAATATTGCTTTAGGAAAACCAAACGCTTCTAAAAACGAAGTCGAGACAGCAGCAAAATTAGCAGACATACATAAAGATATCATATGCTTACCTAAGGGATACCAAACAGAAGTTGGAGAGCGTGGAGTAATGTTATCTGGTGGTCAAAAACAGCGCATTTCTATAGCTCGAGCGCTATTATTAAATACAGAAATATTAATTTTAGATGATGCTTTATCTGCAGTAGATGGAAACACTGAAAATAATATTTTAAATAACTTACAAAAATGGAAACAAACTAGATGTTCGATAATAATCGTAGCGCACCGTTTATCTGGATTAATTAAATCAGATGAAATCATTGTTATTAAAAAAGGTACAATTATTCAAAAAGGAACTCATAAAAAATTAATAAAAGAACAAAATTGGTATCAATCTGTATATAACCAACAAAACAAAAAAATTGAGGATAATTAA